TATAATACCAAATGGAATGGCTGTTAAAATATCATCAAACATAATTTATATGAAGCTTTACACAAAGTAAAGAAATATTTTGATGAAAATTAATACGAACTAACAAGTATATAAAAAAGGTGCTTAAAAATAAGCACCTTTATAAATTATAGGGAATAAAATCTTATTGCTTAATAAGCTTAATACTATTTACACCATTTACAGTTTTTATTTGTGCAAAGTACATGCCTCTTTTTAAACTTGAGCCATCTATTTTAACATTATCAGAATTTGGTAACATTGATATCACATTTTTACCTAAAATATCGAAAACTTTAATAGAAGTCATATTTATATTTTTAGTCTTTACGGTCCAGCGATTTTGAGTTGGGTTAGGATATAAACTAAATTCTGATATTTCAAGATCATCAGAACTAAGTACAAAATTATTCTTACTAAAATATATATTGTCGTAAAAGAAATTACCATTTCCTTCAAATTTTATTTGTGAAACGGGTATTCCATCCCAAGCTGCACCATTATTTGCGGCAAAATTTGCAAAAACCGATAAAGGAATAAACACACTTTGCCATGAACCTTGAACTAAAGTTTCGTCTCCTCCACCTGCTAAATCAATAACATACCTAGGTTCTTCGGAAGAACCACAACAAGGCGTATTTGCATCAATAACATAGAATTGAATTAGTGTTGAACTCGTAGCATAATAATCAAAATGAACAAAATCATATTTTGAAACACCTGGTGATTCTTCTATACTTAAATCAATAGCAGTAAAGACAGAACCATAATAATTTAAATTTTCAATTTTTGCTGTCATATTGCCATCGGACTCTATATCAACTTCAGAGTTAGGACCACTACCAGTAAAGTCTTGAAAAACATAATTAGCTACAGTATTGGTTGTATATGTATCGCAATAAACTGATAACACTTCACTCTCAGAGATTAAAGGACTAGGTGCAGAAACCGTTGGGTCTGGCAGAGGACAAGCATCACAACCTGGTCCGCAATCAATACCTGTTTCAGATTGATTTTTTACACCATCACTGCATGTTGCCACAATTGCAGCACCCGCATCAGCCGTATTATAATCTATCCAAAGTTCTCTAGAAACCGTGTCTCCATCTGTACCTTCCCAATTACCTCCACCTTCTACTCTATTTGGAAAAAATGAAATGCGATTATACTCTCCTGTAGAAGATACAGCAGCAAAATCCTAAGCAACTGAACTACAGTATATTCCAGAACAAAAACCATCAACTTCTTTATCAGGTTGTCCAATACCTGAAGTTAATTTGCCCAAAATAGCTATTGGGTTTCACCCACATAATAAACATCCGCCCTTATCGCTTTGGTAGTGGTAACATCAATGGTATTGTCTGTCATAATAAGAATCACATTTTGCCAAGGCATACCTCCAGCATTAGAAATCATCCTACCTACTTTCCCGTAAATAGCATTTTCTACCGTAGCATCCACAATATCTATAGTAGTAGTCATTGATTCTCCCGCATTAAAAACCCAACTTCCCTCAAGAGGCGCAGGATCGAATGTATTATGCATAATCATACACTACAAAAAAAAATTTAGTGTTATTTTAGTTTTAGTAAAAAGAAATATTAAGTATATATTAAAACTTCAACTTTTCATCTTTATCCCAAAGCCCCCAATAGGCTCCAACGTCGCCTTCAGCTCCAACTTTCCATGATTCATCAAAAGATGAAAAATAGAACATCTCAATATCATCGGAAGCTGACCATACCAGAGAATTTATAAAATACTTTAATGCATTCTCATGTGATGGTATGGCACCTTGAAGTCCTTCTCCAAAAGAAGGCCATCCGGTTTCTGTAATAATCACTTTTTTTCCTTTTCCAGCATCTTTGGCCTGATTATACATATCACTCATATAAACCAATGAATATTCTAGACTACAACCTTCCCAATAAGGATAGCAATTAGCTAGAATAACATCACAAGCTTCAGTAATCCTGGGTCTGTGACTAAACTCATAGTATGCATCAACATAGCCCATTGGAACATCTGGAATAGCGTCTTTAAATTGATACATAAAAGCTAGTAGTTCATCTTCAGTCAAATCCTTTCTGTACATAACTTCATTACCAACTGCGGCAATATCAACATAGCCTTCTTTTGCTAATTTTATAAGTCCTGCTATCTCTTTTTTATTAATTTCTGCATCATCACCTAACCAAGCACCCACTAAGGTTTTTATGCCAAACTCTTTAGCAATACGTGGAATAGCCTCATTACCATCAGTACATGAAAAAGAACGAATCCATTTTGTGTATGGTTTTATAATTTTCATTCGCCTTCTAATCTGTTTTTCTGTAATTTGCTCTCCAGGTTCTTGCCCTTCTTCATAAGGACTAAAACACAACCCATGCATACCCCCTTTTAATACTCTTTTAAATAGGTTGTGTAAACCCTTTGGCGTTTTATCATCAAGATTTAATCCAGCTAATGATCTAATTTTATCTACTCTATATGACATAATTTTATTCTATAATTTTCTAGAGTTCCCCTCTTCGTTTTATTAATTCTTCTTTAATTTTTTCAGCTCTTTCTTCTGATAAACTATATTTCCACATCACCCACATAGCCAATGCCGCTGTAAGAGAAGGAACTAATATATCTGCTATTCTAAGGTTATTCATAGTATCTAGAGTTTGTACTGTTACATTTGGATCGAAACCTACAATCTTCAAAATCAATCCTCCTAAAACAAGTGCTATAGACTGTCCTATTTTAACCATTAACCAATAAATAGCTCCAAATGTTCCTTCTTTTCGTGGCATACCATTTTCTAGTTCATCCAAGTCACAAACATCGGCAGTCATAGACATCATTAAAGTAAATAACCCTCCCATTCCGAAAGCAAAAAATGGAATAGGTAAAAATATTAACCATGGTATATCATTCCCAGGGTCTATAGTAAACCAAGACATTCCAATATCATTTAATATAGGATTTAAGTATTCAAAAATAAAACCAAGAGTTGAGGTTAATCCTTCCCCTAAAGACGTATCATTAAATTTACTATTTAACTCTTTATCAAATCCCCACCATTTTAAAATATATCCGATAATTGAGAGCGCTGTAGAGATTAAAAAAGCATTTTTCTTACCCCATTTACTTGCCATTTTTGAAATAATAGGAATTACTAAAAATGCGGTAATTATAGCATTAATGGTATTAAACCAAGCTGGCCAAGTACCTGCAATTTCATAACTACCATTATACATATAAAATACAATGATAAAAACTCCAAATGCAGCTACAAGCTGAAATCCATTAAAAACTAAAAATGTAGCGCCACACAACTTCATAAAAGGTTTATTTTTAGAAACTTGAACAATCCCAGCTAGTAGTTCTTTGATATTAGAAGCCAGCGTTTTCAAATTAATTTTTTTTCGTCCTTTCATGTTTGCAGAATCAATACCTTTACAAAACAAAGCTGGTAGAACTCCAAATACCACACACATTACACCAACGATAAGTGCCATCGTACGAACACCTTCTGTTTGTGTATTAAAAGTATTTGTATCTGGTATAATTACATAAAGCCACGGCACAATCATCCAAGCAATTTGCCCCATAGTATTAGAGAAAGCCATTAAGCGTGTACGCTCATTATAATCTGAAGTCATTTCATATCCAAGACCCACTAATGGAGTTGCAAACATTGTATTACCTATAAGGAATAACAATTGAAGAATCATAACATGCCAAATAATATAAGTTTGCGAAGCATTATCATCAATTTGCCACATTAAAAAGAAAAGTATACCACTTACAATGGCACCAATAAAAATATAAGGCCTTCTCCTACCCCATTTAGATGTTGTATTATCTGAAATGAAACCCATTATTGGATCTGTTAAAGAATCAAATATTCTTGGTAAACCACCTAAAAGACCAGCCCATAAAGGATCTACACCCCAAGCTGTTAAAAGGAAAAATTGAATAAAGACACCTAAAGTTCCTGGTAAAATGTTTAATATAAAATGACCAGCGCCAAAGGCAGATTTTTGTCCTAATGGTACTTTATTTCTAGATACTGTTTTAATATTAGACATGTATTATTGGTTTTTAATTGGTATTAATATGGTTTGTATAGCTTGCCCGCTTATTTGAATATCTATAGACTTTTCGCCTAAAGACATCTTTATGTTTTTTGTTTGTTCTCCTTCATTAAAAATTACAATTGCAATAGATTCATCAGGATTTTGAGCTGCAGTAACCATTAAAGTATCATCTGAGTTTTCAAGACCAATTATTTTTGCTTCTGGTCTTATGTATTTACTAAAGTGA
The nucleotide sequence above comes from Flavobacteriaceae bacterium HL-DH10. Encoded proteins:
- a CDS encoding T9SS type A sorting domain-containing protein, translating into MATCSDGVKNQSETGIDCGPGCDACPLPDPTVSAPSPLISESEVLSVYCDTYTTNTVANYVFQDFTGSGPNSEVDIESDGNMTAKIENLNYYGSVFTAIDLSIEESPGVSKYDFVHFDYYATSSTLIQFYVIDANTPCCGSSEEPRYVIDLAGGGDETLVQGSWQSVFIPLSVFANFAANNGAAWDGIPVSQIKFEGNGNFFYDNIYFSKNNFVLSSDDLEISEFSLYPNPTQNRWTVKTKNINMTSIKVFDILGKNVISMLPNSDNVKIDGSSLKRGMYFAQIKTVNGVNSIKLIKQ
- a CDS encoding glycosyl hydrolase family 17 protein, translating into MSYRVDKIRSLAGLNLDDKTPKGLHNLFKRVLKGGMHGLCFSPYEEGQEPGEQITEKQIRRRMKIIKPYTKWIRSFSCTDGNEAIPRIAKEFGIKTLVGAWLGDDAEINKKEIAGLIKLAKEGYVDIAAVGNEVMYRKDLTEDELLAFMYQFKDAIPDVPMGYVDAYYEFSHRPRITEACDVILANCYPYWEGCSLEYSLVYMSDMYNQAKDAGKGKKVIITETGWPSFGEGLQGAIPSHENALKYFINSLVWSASDDIEMFYFSSFDESWKVGAEGDVGAYWGLWDKDEKLKF
- a CDS encoding MFS transporter translates to MSNIKTVSRNKVPLGQKSAFGAGHFILNILPGTLGVFIQFFLLTAWGVDPLWAGLLGGLPRIFDSLTDPIMGFISDNTTSKWGRRRPYIFIGAIVSGILFFLMWQIDDNASQTYIIWHVMILQLLFLIGNTMFATPLVGLGYEMTSDYNERTRLMAFSNTMGQIAWMIVPWLYVIIPDTNTFNTQTEGVRTMALIVGVMCVVFGVLPALFCKGIDSANMKGRKKINLKTLASNIKELLAGIVQVSKNKPFMKLCGATFLVFNGFQLVAAFGVFIIVFYMYNGSYEIAGTWPAWFNTINAIITAFLVIPIISKMASKWGKKNAFLISTALSIIGYILKWWGFDKELNSKFNDTSLGEGLTSTLGFIFEYLNPILNDIGMSWFTIDPGNDIPWLIFLPIPFFAFGMGGLFTLMMSMTADVCDLDELENGMPRKEGTFGAIYWLMVKIGQSIALVLGGLILKIVGFDPNVTVQTLDTMNNLRIADILVPSLTAALAMWVMWKYSLSEERAEKIKEELIKRRGEL